The Natrinema amylolyticum genome includes the window GGTTCGTCCGGTACTTCGAGCAGGCGACGCCGATCACCGTCATCGAGGACCTCGATCTGGGGTCGCGGCCGGCCTCCCGGTCGGGCGAGCGAACCGTCGAGGATCTGCGGGCGATCCCGTGGGTGTTCTCCTGGACCCAGTCGCGGTGTATCCTCCCCGGCTGGTACGCCATCGCGACGGGGATGCAGTCCTATCTCGAGGACGGCGGCTCGATGGAGACGCTTCAGGAGATGTACGAGGAGTGGCCGTTCTTCCGGACGACGCTCGACAACGCCGCCCTCTCGCTCTCCCGAACCGAACTCGAGATCGCCGAGCGGTACGCGGACATGGCCGACGAGGACCTCCGCGATCGGTTCTTCCCCCGCGTCGCCGACGAGTACGAGCGAGCGGCCGACCTGATCACGGAGATCGGCCAGCGCGACCGACTGCACACTCGCGACTGGCTCGGTGAGAACTTAGAGCGACGGAACCCCTACGTCGATCCGCTGAACATGCTGCAGGTCTACCTGCTCAACCGCACCCATCGGACGGATATCGAGGAACGGACCCTGCGGCTGACGGTCAAGGGTATCGCGGCCGGCATGAAGAACACGGGTTGACATCCTCCCGCGCCTGAAGACGCGGGAATCCCACGGCATCGCACCGCTGGTTTGGGATATTAGGGTCTGCAGTCTACCACCTCTGCCCGAGGTTGGAATCCTCGGGAGAGGTCATGAAGGTAGACTTCAGGCTGTGCCAACCAGCCGGTACTCCTATCCCCACCTAATTCGGGTGAAGACTCGGAGTTACTTTGATTCAAGTCAAGACGGATGTTCTCCGCCCTATTCACGTCAGCGTTGAACGCTGCGTTACACTCCTCACACACGTACAGGCCACGTTCAACACGCTGATTATCGTCTTCTCTACCACAGACACAACACGTCTTACTCGTGTCGCGCTCTGACACTTCTACGACTTTGATGCCCTTGACCTTCGCCTTGTATTCGAGGATATTCGTGAAGCGGTCGAACGCCCAGCCATGCAAGTTAAGGTTCCCGTGGCGACCCCAGTTCTTTGACTCGCCGTCCTTGGCTTCACGGACACCAGCGAGTTCTCCGACGCTGATTTGGCCCACTCCACGCTCTATACACTTTGCTATGATGTGTTTGGCGAGACTGTGGAAAAAGTGAGTACGGCGCTCCGACCACTTATTGTATAGTCGTGCGGCTTCTTCGCCGTCCGAGTCGTCGCATTTGGCGATTTCTTTCGGGAAGTAGTACCCGTCCTGTTTCAGGCGGTTACCGGGGTACAGGTCGGCTTGCTCGGTACTGTATGCAACCGCCGCGAAGTTGCAGATACCGAGGTCAACACCAGCCGTCTCAGTGCCGGGAGCGTTAGGCGTTTCAATCTCGTTTTTGCAGACGAGATGGAGTTCCCACCGCTCCTTTGCTTTGTCGTAGACTGCTCTGACCTGTTGCAGATTCTCGACAGAGACTCCGGGTTGAGTTTCGTACTCGACAAGGATATACTCCCACGCTTTCGGATGTTCCTTGTGATTTGCACCCTTCGAGAGCCGAACACGGTTGTTCGTCGCATCGTGGCGAATGCCGTTCTGTTTCCACGTCACCGTACTGCGGGGGTGTTCTTCGTGGACGCGACGGCCTTGTGAGTCGTAGTAGTTTTTCTTGCGGTAGCCGGGCGGATTCGCTCGATTATCGGACTTCCTCTTTTCTTTCCACGAGTTGAAGGATTCAGCGAGTTCCTCCAGAACACGCTGACTGGACTGTGAGTGCAGTCCTTTGTATTTGGTGTGACCTTTCAACTCGTCTTTGAGCTCACCGTGGTCGGGAATCTCGCCCGTATCCTTCCACACGTTGCGGGAGTGGTAGTTAGCGACGTTCCAGAGCTTGCTGGCACTCCACCCGTGCCAGTCAAGCGGTTCCTCTACCTGTGCGTGGTTGAGGATGTTCGCTCGGTGGGTGCGGTGAATTTCCAGCATTCTGAACGCCTGTATAATTACTTACACTCAGTTTCATTCTAAAGGTTCGGATTGAAAACAGTGGAATATCCAGTCTATCTATCGACGGTGGACTGTGGAGGAGTTGTCGGATTCATCCCGCGCCTAAAGGCGCGGGTATTCTCCCTGCTCTTTATAACCGACGCCGCCGTGACGAGGCGTTCGTCGCGACTCGAGCGGGGCGGCTCCCGCTTCGGTCGTGAGAGAATCGCTATCGGGGAGAGCGAAAAATCGAAACCGGTAAAAAGGTCCCTCGGGTATGGAAGAGTGAGCCGAGATAGCCTAGCCCGGCCAAGGCGGTAGATTCGAAATCTACTGTCCTCACGGACTCGGGAGTTCAAATCTCCCTCTCGGCGCTTTTGCAGCAACAAACAGA containing:
- a CDS encoding RNA-guided endonuclease InsQ/TnpB family protein; this encodes MLEIHRTHRANILNHAQVEEPLDWHGWSASKLWNVANYHSRNVWKDTGEIPDHGELKDELKGHTKYKGLHSQSSQRVLEELAESFNSWKEKRKSDNRANPPGYRKKNYYDSQGRRVHEEHPRSTVTWKQNGIRHDATNNRVRLSKGANHKEHPKAWEYILVEYETQPGVSVENLQQVRAVYDKAKERWELHLVCKNEIETPNAPGTETAGVDLGICNFAAVAYSTEQADLYPGNRLKQDGYYFPKEIAKCDDSDGEEAARLYNKWSERRTHFFHSLAKHIIAKCIERGVGQISVGELAGVREAKDGESKNWGRHGNLNLHGWAFDRFTNILEYKAKVKGIKVVEVSERDTSKTCCVCGREDDNQRVERGLYVCEECNAAFNADVNRAENIRLDLNQSNSESSPELGGDRSTGWLAQPEVYLHDLSRGFQPRAEVVDCRP